A section of the Flavobacterium sp. CG_23.5 genome encodes:
- a CDS encoding isoprenyl transferase, whose translation MNLLDTIDATNLPKHLAIIMDGNGRWAKQKGLLRALGHESGTKSVKVIIEASAKLGIEFLTLYAFSTENWNRPKLEVETLMKVLINSLKKELVTLQKNNIKLNAIGNLEKLPKSAQKELLDVINKTKDNTKMTLTLALSYGSREELVSAVKNICSKVKNNIISIDTIDDSIINEHLYTQNLPDVDLLIRTSGEHRISNFLLWQIAYAELYFTDILWPDFKEQDLYEAIISYQKRERRFGKTSEQIK comes from the coding sequence ATGAATTTACTAGATACGATTGACGCAACGAATTTACCCAAACATTTAGCTATCATTATGGATGGCAATGGTCGTTGGGCAAAACAAAAAGGACTTTTAAGAGCTTTGGGACATGAAAGTGGCACAAAATCAGTAAAAGTAATAATTGAGGCAAGTGCAAAATTAGGAATTGAATTCCTAACTCTATACGCATTCTCTACCGAAAACTGGAACAGACCAAAACTGGAGGTCGAAACCTTAATGAAGGTGCTTATCAATTCATTAAAAAAAGAACTCGTAACACTTCAAAAAAACAACATCAAATTGAACGCTATTGGTAATTTGGAAAAATTACCTAAATCTGCTCAAAAAGAACTTCTTGATGTAATAAATAAAACAAAGGACAACACAAAAATGACGTTGACCCTAGCGTTAAGCTACGGTTCTAGGGAAGAATTAGTCAGTGCTGTAAAAAATATATGCAGTAAAGTTAAAAATAATATAATTTCAATAGACACTATTGATGATTCAATTATAAATGAGCATCTTTACACGCAAAATTTACCGGATGTAGATTTATTAATACGAACAAGTGGAGAACATAGAATAAGTAATTTCTTGCTTTGGCAAATTGCCTATGCAGAATTGTATTTTACTGATATATTGTGGCCGGACTTTAAAGAACAAGATTTATATGAGGCTATTATTAGTTATCAAAAAAGAGAACGTAGATTTGGAAAAACAAGTGAACAAATTAAATAA
- a CDS encoding DUF6089 family protein, giving the protein MNKILHFLLCLFPFLAIQAQIHEIGVFVGGSNFIGDVGPTTYISPNEPALGLLYKWNKSPRHSYRFSYTQSKITSNDLDSKEDGRNQRGYRFENSIKEVSLGLEFNFFDFNLHEMSNKITPYVYSGISYFRYDELYILAGETKKDKGSGSFAIPMNLGIKSNITPNFILAVEVGARYTLTDNIDGSNPKNENLKPLRFGNLNNNDWYVFSGFTLTYTFGNKPCYCTD; this is encoded by the coding sequence ATGAACAAAATTCTCCACTTTTTGTTATGCCTATTTCCATTCCTGGCAATCCAAGCTCAAATTCATGAGATTGGTGTTTTTGTAGGCGGTAGTAATTTTATAGGTGATGTAGGTCCTACCACTTATATATCGCCAAATGAACCTGCTCTGGGTTTGTTATATAAATGGAATAAAAGCCCGAGACATTCTTATCGATTCTCCTACACCCAATCAAAAATCACCTCTAACGACCTTGATTCAAAAGAAGACGGCAGAAATCAAAGAGGATACCGTTTTGAAAATAGTATAAAAGAAGTATCTTTAGGCCTTGAATTCAATTTTTTTGATTTTAATCTTCATGAGATGTCAAATAAAATTACTCCTTATGTATATTCTGGGATAAGCTATTTTAGATATGATGAGTTATATATTTTAGCTGGTGAAACAAAAAAAGACAAAGGCTCTGGTTCATTTGCCATTCCAATGAATTTAGGAATTAAATCCAACATCACGCCAAATTTCATATTGGCCGTAGAGGTTGGAGCTCGCTATACATTAACAGATAACATTGACGGAAGCAATCCGAAGAATGAAAATTTGAAACCATTACGATTCGGGAATTTAAATAATAATGATTGGTATGTTTTTTCGGGATTTACCCTTACATATACCTTTGGAAACAAACCATGTTACTGTACAGATTAA